One Hippocampus zosterae strain Florida chromosome 4, ASM2543408v3, whole genome shotgun sequence genomic window carries:
- the cdkn2aip gene encoding CDKN2A-interacting protein isoform X1, protein MAKVTTEEDLVSEYLTQNRELAQWVDTLRGYCENNKQWFARREFILKNMDAYPTVKPGVSSNSLDRLLSLSMVWANHVFLGCSYPEAVMDKIKEMGEGIVVQDRPVHKTTRKEKCRTPLGAPDDSCAKRARYAPNETYGRPGGKTSTRPMSQKYGPAQQAPAEHQPFFNRLYKAVAWKLVSAGGFGPNLDHFEILCSCVESCKQTLTCVFVPLKDIVGLPAARTQKEGHVCEIRCQTVYMGTGYGRDEAAARAMASKEALKVFQGRKVTVKIARRRYKGREVEDLLLLDEQPRSQGFPPALSYPFQDECAGDGSF, encoded by the exons ATGGCGAAGGTGACGACAGAGGAGGACCTCGTTTCGGAGTACCTGACCCAGAACCGAGAGTTGGCCCAGTGGGTCGACACTTTAAGAGGCTActgtgaaaacaacaaacagtggTTTGCTCGCAGAGAGTTCATCCTTAAAAACATGGACGCTTACCCTACAGTGAAACCAGGAGTCTCCAGTAACAGTCTGGATAGGCTGCTGTCTCTCTCCATGGTTTGGGCGAACCATGTTTTCCTCGGCTGCAG CTATCCAGAGGCTGTCATGGACAAAATTAAAGAGATGGGTGAAGGAATAGTTGTCCAAGATCGTCCAGTTCATAAAACTACACGCAAGGAAAAGTGCAGGACCCCATTAG GAGcgcccgatgacagctgtgcTAAACGAGCCCGATACGCTCCTAATGAGACCTACGGACGACCGGGCGGAAAAACATCCACGCGACCTATGAGTCAGAAATACGGGCCGGCCCAGCAGGCTCCTGCGGAGCACCAGCCTTTCTTCAACCGCCTCTACAAGGCCGTGGCCTGGAAGTTGGTATCGGCGGGAGGGTTCGGCCCCAATCTCGACCATTTCGAAATACTATGTAGCTGCGTGGAGTCATGTAAGCAGACCCTGACGTGCGTCTTTGTGCCGCTGAAGGACATTGTTGGCCTGCCAGCGGCTCGCACGCAGAAGGAAGGCCACGTGTGCGAAATTCGCTGTCAGACAGTCTACATGGGCACAGGCTACGGGCGAGACGAGGCCGCCGCCCGAGCCATGGCTTCCAAAGAGGCACTGAAAGTCTtccaaggcagaaaagtgacaGTAAAGATCGCCAGACGACGGTACAAAGGGAGGGAAGTGGAGGATTTGTTGTTGCTGGATGAGCAGCCTCGGAGTCAGGGCTTCCCACCCGCGCTCAGCTACCCGTTTCAGGATGAGTGTGCGGGAGATGGTTCTTTCTAA
- the cdkn2aip gene encoding CDKN2A-interacting protein isoform X2 — MAKVTTEEDLVSEYLTQNRELAQWVDTLRGYCENNKQWFARREFILKNMDAYPTVKPGVSSNSLDRLLSLSMVWANHVFLGCSYPEAVMDKIKEMGEGIVVQDRPVHKTTRKEKCRTPLAPDDSCAKRARYAPNETYGRPGGKTSTRPMSQKYGPAQQAPAEHQPFFNRLYKAVAWKLVSAGGFGPNLDHFEILCSCVESCKQTLTCVFVPLKDIVGLPAARTQKEGHVCEIRCQTVYMGTGYGRDEAAARAMASKEALKVFQGRKVTVKIARRRYKGREVEDLLLLDEQPRSQGFPPALSYPFQDECAGDGSF, encoded by the exons ATGGCGAAGGTGACGACAGAGGAGGACCTCGTTTCGGAGTACCTGACCCAGAACCGAGAGTTGGCCCAGTGGGTCGACACTTTAAGAGGCTActgtgaaaacaacaaacagtggTTTGCTCGCAGAGAGTTCATCCTTAAAAACATGGACGCTTACCCTACAGTGAAACCAGGAGTCTCCAGTAACAGTCTGGATAGGCTGCTGTCTCTCTCCATGGTTTGGGCGAACCATGTTTTCCTCGGCTGCAG CTATCCAGAGGCTGTCATGGACAAAATTAAAGAGATGGGTGAAGGAATAGTTGTCCAAGATCGTCCAGTTCATAAAACTACACGCAAGGAAAAGTGCAGGACCCCATTAG cgcccgatgacagctgtgcTAAACGAGCCCGATACGCTCCTAATGAGACCTACGGACGACCGGGCGGAAAAACATCCACGCGACCTATGAGTCAGAAATACGGGCCGGCCCAGCAGGCTCCTGCGGAGCACCAGCCTTTCTTCAACCGCCTCTACAAGGCCGTGGCCTGGAAGTTGGTATCGGCGGGAGGGTTCGGCCCCAATCTCGACCATTTCGAAATACTATGTAGCTGCGTGGAGTCATGTAAGCAGACCCTGACGTGCGTCTTTGTGCCGCTGAAGGACATTGTTGGCCTGCCAGCGGCTCGCACGCAGAAGGAAGGCCACGTGTGCGAAATTCGCTGTCAGACAGTCTACATGGGCACAGGCTACGGGCGAGACGAGGCCGCCGCCCGAGCCATGGCTTCCAAAGAGGCACTGAAAGTCTtccaaggcagaaaagtgacaGTAAAGATCGCCAGACGACGGTACAAAGGGAGGGAAGTGGAGGATTTGTTGTTGCTGGATGAGCAGCCTCGGAGTCAGGGCTTCCCACCCGCGCTCAGCTACCCGTTTCAGGATGAGTGTGCGGGAGATGGTTCTTTCTAA
- the tubgcp4 gene encoding gamma-tubulin complex component 4 produces MIHELLLALSGYPGTIFTCNKRTGLQVSQDLPFLHPSETSVLNRLCKMGSDYVRFTEFIEQHTGHVHQQEHHTNQAGQMGLHGIYLRAFCTGLDSILQPYRQALLDLEQEFLCDPHLTISHVNYKLDQFQLLFPSVMVVVETIKSQKIHGCQILETVYKHSCGGLPPVRMALEKILAVCHGVMYKQLAAWMLHGLLLDQSEEFFVKQGPSAGGAAAYQEEDEEDLGLGGFSGKQLRELQDLRLIEEENMLAPSLQQFSLRAEMLPSYIPIRVAEKILFVGESVQMFENHNHSPSRAGSILKHQEDAFAADLHRLKQQPLFSLADFENLIDRIRSTVAEHLWTLMVEESELLEQLKIIKDFYLLGRGELYQVFIDLAQHMLKTPPTAVTEHDVNVAFQQAAHKVLLDDDNLLPLLHLTVDYQGKDSKEMMGPRDGTTPPQDVSPREVPPTGWAALGLIYKVQWPLHILFTPAVLEKYNVVFRYLLSVRRVQSQLQHCWALQMQRKHLQSSQTDAIKWRLRNHMAFLIDNLQYYLQVDVLESQFSQLLHQINSTRDFESIRLAHDHFLSNLLAQSFILLKPVFHCLNEILELCLNFCSLVSQSVTSLDERGSAQLDILVKGFRRQSSLLFKILSSVRNHQINSDLAQLLLRLDYNKYYTQAGGTLGSV; encoded by the exons ATGATTCACGAATTGTTGTTGGCATTGAGTGGATACCCGGGGACCATTTTCACCTGCAATAAACGGACGGGTTTACAG GTGTCCCAGGACCTGCCCTTCCTTCACCCAAGTGAGACCAGTGTACTCAACCGGCTCTGTAAAATGGGCTCAGATTACGTACGCTTTACAGAATTCATAGAGCAACATACTGGCCATGTGCATCAACAG GAACATCACACAAATCAGGCCGGCCAGATGGGACTTCATGGGATTTACTTGCGTGCATTCTGCACAGGCTTGGACTCAATACTGCAGCCATACAGACAGGCTCTACTGGACCTTGAACAGGAG ttcCTCTGTGATCCCCACCTGACAATATCCCATGTGAATTATAAGCTTGATCAG TTTCAGTTGCTTTTTCCCtcggtgatggtggtggttgaAACGATCAAATCGCAGAAG ATCCACGGCTGCCAGATCCTGGAAACGGTATACAAGCACAGTTGTGGGGGGCTTCCTCCAGTCCGCATGGCCTTAGAAAA GATCCTTGCCGTGTGCCACGGTGTGATGTACAAGCAGCTTGCCGCCTGGATGCTGCATGGATTGCTGCTCGACCAAAGCGAGGAGTTTTTCGTGAAACAGGGTCCAAGTGCAGGAGGGGCCGCTGCCTaccaggaggaggatgaggaggacctCGGCCTGGGAGGCTTCAGCGGCAAACAGCTGAGGGAACTTCAGGACCTG AGGTTGATCGAGGAGGAGAACATGCTGGCTCCGTCCCTCCAGCAGTTCTCCCTGCGAGCAGAGATGTTGCCCTCCTACATTCCGATACGAGTGGCAGAGAAGATCCTATTTGTTGGAGAATCTGTGCAGATGTTTGAAAACCATAACCACAGTCCCTCTCGGGCAG GCTCCATATTGAAGCACCAGGAGGACGCATTTGCGGCGGATTTGCACCGACTTAAGCAGCAGCCTCTTTTCAGCCTGGCTGATTTTGAAAACTTAATTGATCGCATCCGAAGCACAGTGGCCGAG CATCTTTGGACACTGATGGTGGAGGAGTCCGAGCTCCTTGAGCAGCTTAAG ATTATCAAGGACTTCTACTTGCTGGGTCGTGGTGAGCTCTATCAGGTTTTTATTGACCTCGCGCAGCACATGCTGAAGACCCCACCCACCGCCGTCACCGAGCACG ATGTAAATGTGGCCTTCCAGCAAGCAGCTCATAAGGTGTTGCTGGATGATGACAATCTGCTGCCTTTGCTGCACCTCACTGTTGACTACCAGGGCAAAGACAGCAAAG AGATGATGGGCCCAAGAGATGGAACCACTCCTCCACAAGATGTCTCCCCTCGTGAGGTGCCTCCTACTGGCTGGGCTGCTCTCGGCCTCATCTACAAGGTTCAGTGGCCGCTGCACATCCTCTTCACTCCGGCGGTTCTGGAGAA ATACAACGTCGTGTTCAGGTACCTGCTGAGTGTGCGGCGGGTGCAGTCACAGCTCCAGCACTGCTGGGCTTTGCAGATGCAGAGGAAACATCTTCAGTCCAGTCAGACAGATGCTATCAAGTGGAGGCTACGTAACCACATGGCTTTCCTCATCGATAACTTGCAGTACTACTTGCAG GTGGACGTGTTGGAGTCCCAGTTCTCACAGCTGCTTCACCAGATCAACTCCACCAGAGATTTTGAGAGTATCAGACTCGCCCATGACCATTTCCTCAGCAACCTGCTTGCCCAGTCCTTCATTCTCCTGAAACCA GTCTTCCACTGCCTGAATGAAATCCTGGAGCTCTGTCTAAATTTCTGCTCTTTGGTTAGTCAAAGTGTGACATCCCTAGATGAGAGGGGATCCGCTCAGTTGGACATTCTCGTCAAG GGCTTCAGGCGTCAGTCATCGCTCCTCTTCAAAATCTTGTCAAGCGTGCGGAATCATCAGATCAACTCAGATCTTGCTCAGCTCCTCCTGCGACTGGACTACAACAAGTACTACACCCAGGCTGGAGGCACGCTGGGCAG TGTTTGA